One genomic window of Tachypleus tridentatus isolate NWPU-2018 chromosome 12, ASM421037v1, whole genome shotgun sequence includes the following:
- the LOC143233479 gene encoding uncharacterized protein LOC143233479, whose amino-acid sequence MGRTGLIHTMKSFVKITLNAHVLCRIPLFWIPWISFKPGRLRLKKTSAVDRIVPTIFPLVELRTDLSLQGTGSTPLKPFLPITKRINLKLLEESAADDAD is encoded by the exons atggGAAGAACTGGACTCATTCACACCATGAAAAGCTTTGTTAAGATCACTTTAAATGcccatgttttgtgtcggatcccactgttttggattccgtggatttcattcaagccaggcaggttgagactgaaaaaaacatcggcagtagacaggatcgtccccaccatctttcctcttgtagagctgaggactgatctcagcctgcagggtacaggttccacccctctgaagccattcCTTCCCATCACGAAAAGaataaacttaaag ctTTTAGAGGAAAGTGCTGCTGATGACGCAGATTAG